A portion of the Microlunatus phosphovorus NM-1 genome contains these proteins:
- a CDS encoding ABC transporter substrate-binding protein produces the protein MHRRQFLAALAGLAVAGGVASCANPANQPGAEEGTPSAAPDAAFPATVKHRYGTTEVPAAPKRIVCLGQTDHDPTVALGYTPIALAGFVDSTYTPVRPWNKQAFGTTPPVLNMLEIEFEKVAALEPDLILAVMSGTTKGDYAKLSAMAPTVAQPADYEDWAVPLSPTPS, from the coding sequence ATGCATCGTCGTCAATTTCTCGCCGCCCTGGCCGGTCTCGCCGTCGCCGGCGGGGTAGCCAGCTGCGCCAATCCGGCAAATCAACCTGGTGCCGAGGAGGGTACGCCCTCGGCAGCGCCCGATGCAGCATTCCCGGCCACGGTGAAGCACCGGTACGGGACCACCGAGGTGCCGGCTGCGCCGAAGCGGATCGTGTGCCTGGGGCAGACCGACCATGACCCGACGGTGGCGCTCGGTTACACGCCGATCGCCCTCGCCGGATTCGTGGACAGCACCTACACACCGGTGCGGCCCTGGAACAAGCAGGCATTCGGCACCACGCCGCCGGTGCTGAACATGCTCGAGATCGAATTCGAGAAGGTTGCCGCGCTCGAACCGGACCTGATCCTCGCGGTGATGAGCGGCACCACCAAGGGCGACTACGCCAAGCTCAGCGCGATGGCGCCGACGGTGGCACAGCCGGCGGACTACGAGGACTGGGCAGTCCCGCTAAGCCCCACACCGAGCTGA
- a CDS encoding glutathione peroxidase, producing MTTLSDFEARTITGQEQPLAAYAGKVVLVVNTASKCGLTPQFAGLEQLYDDLKDQGLIVLGFPCDQFAHQEFDSDAETAEFCQLNYGVTFPMFTKIDVNGEHAHPLYSWLRTEADGATGEDIQWNFTKFLLNRAGDPVARYEPTVVPADLEADIRAVL from the coding sequence ATGACCACACTCAGTGATTTCGAGGCTCGCACCATCACCGGCCAGGAGCAGCCCTTGGCCGCGTACGCGGGCAAGGTGGTGCTCGTGGTGAACACCGCGTCCAAATGCGGACTGACCCCGCAGTTCGCCGGTCTGGAGCAGCTCTACGACGACCTGAAGGACCAGGGATTGATCGTCCTGGGCTTCCCCTGCGATCAGTTCGCCCACCAGGAGTTCGACTCCGACGCCGAGACCGCCGAGTTCTGCCAGCTCAACTACGGCGTGACCTTTCCGATGTTCACCAAGATCGACGTCAATGGCGAGCATGCCCACCCGCTGTACTCCTGGCTGCGTACCGAGGCCGACGGCGCGACCGGCGAGGACATCCAATGGAACTTCACCAAGTTTCTGCTGAATCGCGCCGGCGATCCCGTGGCCCGCTACGAGCCGACCGTCGTACCCGCCGATCTCGAGGCAGACATCCGCGCCGTGCTGTGA
- a CDS encoding M56 family metallopeptidase, with translation MSALPPLLVAGILALGAVVLVGPGPAWVARWGFLYRVPRAAVVLWQAGAVAALISIFGVAWLLSAATWSQESSVAWWDWAVTGTVVLFAGLVAGRLVWALVGVIASTGARRRRHRDLVDLLASKTSADVAGRLSELRVLAEARPLAYCLPGLWQPRVVLSAGTLAVLSPMEIAAVLAHEKSHLHARHDLVLATFDAVHQAFPHAIRSDLPAQQARLLVEMLADDAAVRAVGPEPLARALVALAESVVPTEALGAAEGSTCLRIERLTHPASALLAAAVYGLAVIVVAAPLLALVI, from the coding sequence ATGAGCGCACTCCCGCCGCTCCTGGTGGCGGGGATTTTGGCGCTCGGGGCTGTGGTGCTGGTGGGACCAGGGCCCGCCTGGGTGGCGCGCTGGGGATTCTTGTATCGGGTGCCGAGGGCTGCCGTCGTGCTCTGGCAGGCCGGCGCGGTGGCCGCCTTGATCAGTATCTTCGGGGTCGCCTGGCTATTGAGCGCCGCGACGTGGTCGCAGGAGTCGTCGGTCGCCTGGTGGGACTGGGCCGTGACGGGAACCGTGGTGCTGTTCGCCGGTCTGGTTGCTGGTCGCCTGGTGTGGGCATTGGTCGGTGTGATCGCCTCCACGGGGGCTCGCCGTCGACGGCACCGTGACCTCGTCGACCTGCTCGCCTCGAAGACCTCTGCTGACGTCGCTGGGCGGTTGTCCGAGTTGCGAGTGCTCGCCGAGGCCCGGCCGCTGGCGTACTGCCTGCCGGGCTTGTGGCAGCCGCGAGTGGTGCTCAGCGCCGGCACCCTGGCGGTGCTCTCGCCGATGGAAATCGCTGCGGTGCTCGCTCATGAGAAGTCACATCTCCACGCCCGTCATGACCTGGTGTTGGCGACCTTCGATGCGGTGCATCAGGCGTTTCCCCATGCCATCCGCAGTGACCTGCCGGCTCAGCAGGCGCGGCTGCTGGTGGAGATGCTGGCTGATGACGCTGCCGTGCGGGCTGTCGGACCAGAACCGCTGGCCCGCGCTCTGGTGGCACTCGCGGAGTCCGTCGTGCCGACCGAGGCTCTCGGTGCGGCCGAGGGGAGCACCTGTCTCCGGATCGAGCGGCTGACGCATCCGGCATCAGCTCTGTTGGCCGCCGCTGTCTATGGGCTGGCCGTCATCGTGGTGGCCGCACCACTGCTTGCCCTGGTGATCTAG
- a CDS encoding TroA family protein, whose protein sequence is MGKPDEATKLVADLEAAFTETRKQNPILDGKHAACAELWGADFSILGASAPRTQFLIDLGMSMPDSLAKLVGKKYNAPLSSEKVDLIDELDVVIWTTEYTDTKALLENKLVRDLRTTKEGRYVLAPNGGNDDLLYSMDWGSILSYRWALENATPRIVKALDGDLATDPNA, encoded by the coding sequence TTGGGCAAGCCGGACGAGGCGACGAAGCTGGTGGCCGACCTCGAAGCGGCCTTCACCGAGACACGGAAGCAGAACCCGATCCTGGACGGGAAGCACGCGGCCTGCGCCGAGCTCTGGGGTGCCGACTTCAGCATCCTGGGTGCCAGCGCGCCACGCACCCAGTTCCTGATCGATCTCGGGATGTCCATGCCGGACTCCTTGGCCAAGCTGGTCGGCAAGAAGTACAACGCCCCGCTCAGCAGTGAGAAGGTCGACCTGATCGACGAGTTGGACGTGGTGATCTGGACCACCGAGTACACCGACACGAAGGCGCTGCTGGAGAACAAGCTGGTCCGGGATCTGCGGACGACCAAGGAAGGCCGCTACGTGCTTGCGCCCAACGGCGGCAATGACGACCTGCTCTACTCGATGGACTGGGGCAGCATCCTCAGCTATCGCTGGGCTCTGGAGAACGCGACGCCACGCATCGTCAAGGCGCTCGACGGGGATCTCGCCACGGACCCGAACGCCTGA
- a CDS encoding nucleoside triphosphate pyrophosphohydrolase family protein yields the protein MDCDDYQRAALRTARDPDAPDEFMHLVLGLVGEAGEIAEKVKKLVRDKNSDLAQLDRDDMAAELGDVLWYTAVLASFLGLSLDDVAQRNVDKLADRQRRAVIGGSGDRR from the coding sequence GTGGACTGTGACGACTATCAGCGCGCCGCGTTGCGTACGGCCCGCGACCCGGACGCGCCCGACGAGTTCATGCATCTGGTGCTAGGCCTGGTCGGTGAGGCCGGCGAGATCGCCGAGAAGGTCAAGAAGCTGGTTCGGGACAAGAACAGCGACCTCGCTCAGCTCGATCGTGACGACATGGCGGCCGAGCTCGGCGACGTCCTCTGGTACACCGCGGTGCTGGCGAGCTTCCTCGGTCTCTCCCTCGACGATGTTGCCCAGCGAAACGTCGACAAGCTCGCCGACCGCCAACGTCGCGCGGTCATCGGCGGTTCCGGCGACCGTCGCTGA
- the cydC gene encoding thiol reductant ABC exporter subunit CydC produces MNEPHCRTPGTALVVSRPRQLMRAVLLGALASGAGIALLGTAAWLLSRAAERPPILYLMVAIVAVRAFGIGKGVLRYTERLDSHDLALRLQTVLRLDTWRALTQSTWVGRHGGDLLSRLVNDVEAIQDLVVRVIVPVASAGLVAVATTTVITLLSPGAGLLLAVSVALAGVVMPWLAARLAARSIASLAPLRGELATVAAEASDAAPDLVAYGATDAVVARLAAVDTRLRRAEQRAAWASGLAGFGQTLAAGVAVLGGLLVGAVQVFAGVLSPVNLAVVVLTPLALHEVLATLPAAALAWHRSHSALGRVGEVLTAPTVGSPDNLSVVATDTSEVPPSIEIADLSAGWPGSAPAVVGLDLTVQAGEKAALVGPSGTGKTTVAATLLGLLPPVAGTAQARGRLGYLAQDAYLFDTTVAENVRIGRRDAGDTDIAKALARARVSMPLDRLVGIHGTQVSGGEARRIALARLLLGNADVLILDEPTEHLDAPTAAALVDDLWATTTDSGAAVLVITHDPTLAARCDRVVSLPNPPVSGTNAGLNQLPAHDTPPLAG; encoded by the coding sequence ATGAACGAGCCCCACTGCCGCACTCCGGGGACCGCGCTGGTCGTCTCGCGGCCCCGGCAGCTGATGCGCGCCGTCTTGCTTGGCGCACTGGCCAGCGGAGCCGGTATCGCTTTGTTGGGCACCGCCGCCTGGTTGTTGTCCCGCGCCGCCGAGCGGCCGCCCATCCTCTATCTGATGGTGGCCATCGTGGCTGTCCGAGCGTTCGGCATCGGCAAGGGCGTCCTCCGATACACCGAACGGCTCGACAGCCATGATCTTGCGTTGCGGCTGCAGACGGTGCTGCGGCTCGACACTTGGCGTGCGCTGACCCAGTCGACCTGGGTAGGCCGCCACGGCGGTGATCTGCTGTCCCGATTGGTCAACGACGTCGAGGCGATCCAGGACCTGGTGGTTCGGGTGATCGTTCCAGTGGCCTCCGCCGGTCTCGTCGCGGTAGCCACCACGACCGTGATCACCCTACTCTCTCCCGGTGCCGGCCTCCTCCTTGCGGTGTCCGTCGCACTAGCCGGCGTCGTGATGCCCTGGCTGGCCGCACGTCTGGCAGCCCGCAGCATCGCCTCGCTGGCGCCCTTGCGCGGCGAGCTGGCCACGGTCGCTGCCGAGGCCAGCGACGCGGCTCCCGACCTGGTCGCGTACGGTGCCACAGACGCCGTCGTCGCTCGGCTCGCCGCTGTCGATACCCGGCTCCGGCGCGCCGAGCAGCGCGCCGCCTGGGCGAGCGGACTGGCCGGATTCGGGCAGACGCTCGCCGCGGGCGTCGCGGTGCTCGGTGGTCTGCTAGTCGGTGCCGTCCAGGTGTTCGCCGGTGTGCTGAGTCCGGTGAACCTGGCCGTCGTGGTGCTCACTCCCCTCGCTCTGCACGAGGTGCTCGCCACGCTGCCTGCCGCGGCGCTGGCCTGGCACCGGTCACATTCGGCGCTCGGTCGGGTGGGCGAGGTGCTGACCGCTCCCACTGTCGGTAGTCCCGACAATCTGAGCGTGGTCGCCACCGATACCTCCGAGGTGCCGCCGAGCATCGAGATCGCCGACTTGTCGGCGGGCTGGCCGGGCTCAGCACCTGCGGTGGTCGGACTCGACCTCACCGTTCAGGCGGGTGAGAAAGCGGCATTGGTCGGCCCCAGTGGAACCGGGAAGACGACCGTTGCCGCGACGCTGCTCGGACTGCTGCCACCAGTTGCCGGCACCGCCCAGGCACGCGGTCGGCTCGGCTATCTGGCGCAGGACGCGTACCTGTTCGACACCACGGTCGCCGAGAACGTCCGGATCGGCCGACGCGACGCCGGCGATACCGACATCGCCAAGGCCTTGGCCCGAGCTCGAGTGAGCATGCCACTCGATCGTCTGGTCGGCATCCACGGCACACAGGTCTCCGGCGGCGAGGCCCGCCGGATCGCTCTCGCCCGGCTGCTGCTCGGCAACGCCGATGTCCTGATCCTGGATGAGCCGACCGAGCACCTGGACGCGCCCACCGCCGCCGCGTTGGTCGACGATCTATGGGCCACCACCACCGATTCGGGGGCCGCCGTGCTGGTGATCACGCATGACCCGACGCTCGCCGCTCGCTGCGACCGCGTGGTCAGCCTTCCGAACCCGCCGGTGTCAGGGACAAATGCGGGTCTCAATCAGCTGCCGGCCCACGACACGCCGCCGCTGGCCGGTTGA
- a CDS encoding cytochrome ubiquinol oxidase subunit I: MDEVSLARWQFAITTVYHFFFVPVTISMASLVAGFQTAWVVTEKEKYLKLTKFFGKLFLINFAMGVATGIVQEFQFGMNWSAYSRFVGDIFGAPLALEGLLAFFLESTFLGLWIFGWDRLPKKIHLMTIWLAAIGTIASAYFILAANSFMQNPLGYTFNDGRGRAELTDFWAVLTNPVVLVTMPHQITGCFMVGGAFIAAVAGWHLYRMDRAERKSLDAREPEHGPVFQAAIQGKTTVIPADRPAFKTAVKVGAIVLIIAGLGTVISGDQQSKVMFEVQPMKMAAAEALYETEKPAGFSIVTVGTPDGKRELWSVTVPGLLSFLATGDFDGKVVGINQLQQEYTQQFGPGTYYPYIPLTYWSFRVMIGLGMAAMAIGALLLLCVRGERRLTSFWWPTVLVALPLLPLFANSFGWIFTETGRQPWVVFGLLKTAAGVSPTVGAGSVLTSLLVFTALYGVLAVVEVKLMLKYLRLGLPDVSTREQTDDDSDAPLVFSY; encoded by the coding sequence ATGGACGAAGTGAGCCTGGCCCGATGGCAGTTCGCCATCACCACCGTCTACCACTTCTTCTTCGTCCCCGTGACGATCTCGATGGCCAGCCTGGTGGCCGGATTCCAGACCGCCTGGGTGGTCACCGAGAAGGAGAAGTACCTCAAGCTCACCAAATTCTTCGGCAAGCTGTTCTTGATCAACTTTGCGATGGGTGTGGCCACCGGGATCGTGCAGGAATTCCAGTTCGGGATGAATTGGAGCGCCTACTCCCGGTTCGTCGGTGACATCTTCGGCGCTCCGCTGGCTCTGGAGGGCCTGCTCGCCTTCTTCCTCGAGTCGACCTTCCTCGGCCTGTGGATCTTCGGCTGGGACCGACTGCCCAAGAAGATCCACTTGATGACGATCTGGCTCGCCGCCATCGGCACCATCGCCAGCGCGTACTTCATCCTGGCGGCCAACTCCTTCATGCAGAACCCGCTCGGCTACACCTTCAACGACGGCCGCGGGCGTGCCGAACTGACCGACTTCTGGGCGGTGCTGACCAACCCGGTGGTCCTGGTCACCATGCCACACCAGATCACCGGCTGCTTCATGGTTGGCGGGGCGTTCATCGCCGCGGTCGCGGGCTGGCACCTCTATCGGATGGACAGGGCCGAGCGGAAGTCTCTCGACGCCCGCGAGCCCGAGCACGGACCGGTCTTCCAGGCCGCGATCCAGGGCAAGACCACGGTGATCCCTGCGGACCGACCCGCCTTCAAGACCGCAGTGAAGGTCGGCGCGATCGTGCTGATCATCGCCGGACTCGGCACGGTGATCAGCGGCGATCAGCAGTCGAAGGTGATGTTCGAGGTGCAGCCGATGAAGATGGCCGCCGCCGAAGCGCTCTACGAGACCGAGAAGCCGGCCGGCTTCTCGATCGTCACCGTGGGCACTCCCGACGGCAAGCGGGAGCTGTGGTCGGTCACCGTCCCCGGGCTGCTCTCGTTCCTGGCCACCGGGGACTTCGACGGCAAGGTCGTCGGCATCAACCAGCTCCAGCAGGAGTACACACAGCAGTTCGGACCGGGCACCTACTACCCGTACATCCCCCTCACGTACTGGTCGTTCCGCGTGATGATCGGGCTCGGCATGGCAGCCATGGCCATCGGCGCGCTGTTGCTGCTGTGTGTTCGCGGCGAGCGGCGACTGACCTCGTTCTGGTGGCCAACTGTGCTGGTAGCCCTGCCGCTGTTGCCGTTGTTCGCCAACTCGTTCGGCTGGATCTTCACCGAGACCGGCCGGCAGCCGTGGGTGGTGTTCGGGCTGCTCAAGACCGCCGCAGGAGTCTCGCCCACTGTCGGGGCAGGCAGCGTACTGACGTCGTTGCTGGTGTTCACCGCGCTGTACGGGGTGCTGGCGGTCGTCGAGGTGAAGCTGATGCTGAAGTACCTGCGACTGGGGCTGCCGGATGTCAGCACCCGCGAGCAGACCGACGACGACTCTGACGCCCCACTGGTCTTCAGCTACTGA
- the cydD gene encoding thiol reductant ABC exporter subunit CydD, with protein MTESSARGAVDPRLLRRARATRAYLVAGVAAGTLTALLIVAQAWLLATAIAGTFEHRDLAAVGATWLPLAGVFLARGLLTWLNAVLAQRSAAAVKSQLRTEILAARLRSRGPAELDGAGLVSVLTQGLDALDGYFARYLPQLVLAATVPLVIGIAILTTDWVSALVVALTVPLIPLFMVLVGWLTQARVRKRAAIQERLAHHFADLVAGLPTLQVFGRAKAQAEGLRRTGEAHRRETMATLRVSFLSALVLELLATLSVAIVAVGIGLRVVDGQLTLFIGLFVLILAPEVYLPLRQVGVHYHDSADGVAATERAFALIDAAPLVTGSRPVPDLGAAVIEVEQVSVTYPGATEPGLTETSLLLGPGEMVAIGGPSGVGKSSLLAVLLSFVPPTTGRVLIGGVPLSELDQDAWRAVLAWVPQQPALLAGTIADNVRLGAPDAPTARVRSALDRAGAKQLDLDRTLVAGGEGLSAGEIRRVALARALLRIDCGGGQLLILDEPTAGLDAATELTVIAELRRLRIGTLLVSHRPAVLAAADRIVELAPAQLSHSAGQL; from the coding sequence GTGACCGAAAGTTCGGCCCGGGGGGCGGTCGACCCGAGGCTGTTGCGGCGGGCGCGTGCCACTCGGGCCTATCTCGTCGCCGGGGTCGCAGCCGGGACGTTGACTGCGCTGCTAATCGTCGCTCAGGCGTGGCTGTTGGCGACGGCCATCGCCGGCACGTTCGAACACCGGGACCTTGCTGCGGTCGGCGCGACCTGGCTGCCGCTGGCTGGGGTGTTCCTCGCTCGAGGACTGCTGACCTGGCTGAACGCTGTGCTCGCCCAACGGTCCGCCGCGGCGGTGAAGTCACAGTTGCGGACCGAGATCCTGGCCGCTCGGCTGCGGAGTCGGGGACCGGCCGAGCTGGATGGCGCGGGGCTGGTGTCGGTGCTGACCCAGGGTCTGGACGCCTTGGACGGCTACTTCGCCCGTTATCTGCCCCAGCTGGTGCTGGCCGCAACAGTGCCGCTGGTGATCGGGATCGCCATCCTGACCACCGATTGGGTGTCCGCGCTGGTTGTCGCGCTGACCGTGCCGTTGATCCCACTTTTCATGGTCCTGGTCGGCTGGCTGACCCAGGCACGGGTACGCAAGCGCGCCGCGATCCAGGAGCGTCTCGCTCACCACTTCGCGGACCTGGTTGCGGGGCTGCCCACCTTGCAGGTGTTCGGCCGGGCCAAGGCGCAGGCCGAGGGGCTGCGTAGAACCGGGGAGGCGCACCGACGCGAGACCATGGCCACCCTGCGCGTCTCCTTCCTGTCCGCACTGGTGCTCGAGCTGCTGGCCACCTTGTCCGTGGCGATCGTGGCGGTGGGCATCGGGTTGCGGGTGGTAGACGGCCAGCTGACCCTGTTCATCGGTCTCTTTGTGCTGATCCTGGCCCCCGAGGTCTATCTGCCGCTGCGTCAGGTCGGCGTGCACTACCACGACTCGGCCGACGGGGTGGCGGCAACCGAGCGGGCGTTCGCGCTGATCGACGCCGCTCCGCTGGTGACCGGTAGCCGCCCGGTCCCCGACCTCGGCGCAGCGGTGATCGAGGTGGAACAGGTGTCGGTGACCTATCCGGGAGCCACCGAACCAGGTCTCACCGAGACGAGTCTGCTACTGGGACCAGGCGAGATGGTGGCGATAGGCGGTCCGAGTGGGGTCGGCAAGTCCAGTCTGCTGGCGGTGCTGCTCAGCTTTGTCCCGCCGACCACGGGACGGGTGCTGATCGGTGGCGTACCGCTGAGCGAGCTGGATCAGGATGCTTGGCGCGCGGTGCTGGCGTGGGTGCCACAGCAGCCCGCTTTGCTGGCCGGGACCATCGCCGACAACGTACGACTGGGTGCGCCGGACGCCCCGACCGCGCGAGTTCGGTCGGCACTCGATCGGGCTGGCGCCAAGCAACTAGACCTCGACCGAACGCTGGTGGCGGGCGGTGAAGGGCTCTCCGCTGGTGAGATCCGCCGAGTCGCACTGGCCCGGGCGCTGCTCCGCATCGACTGCGGCGGTGGTCAGCTGCTCATCCTCGACGAGCCGACCGCCGGTCTCGACGCCGCGACCGAGCTGACCGTGATCGCCGAACTGCGGAGGCTGCGAATCGGTACTCTGCTGGTGAGCCATCGGCCCGCCGTGCTGGCCGCGGCCGATCGCATCGTCGAGCTGGCCCCTGCCCAGCTGAGCCACTCGGCCGGCCAACTATGA
- the cydB gene encoding cytochrome d ubiquinol oxidase subunit II, which produces MELSTVWFALIAVLWIGYFVLEGFDFGVGMLVPILGKDDRERRVVINTIGPVWDGNEVWLLVAGGATFAAFPEWYATLFSGFYLPLLLILLALIVRNVAFDYRGKRNELAWRRRWDRCIIVGSFVPALLWGVAFGNIVRGVPLDADHEYVGGFFNLLNPFALLFGLVTCSIFLTHGAIFLALKSDGVIRERANALAAKVGLVAAGLAVVLLIWLNLAHGDVFSVIASAVAAVGLVGGLLANRAGREGWAFVGTAAAIAFFVAAVFLALFPNVMPSHPNPENSLTIANASSTPYTLTIMTWAAVILTPVVIAYQAWTYWVFRKRISVQHIADDVVLPEPAKS; this is translated from the coding sequence ATGGAATTGTCCACCGTCTGGTTCGCGCTGATCGCCGTGCTGTGGATCGGCTACTTCGTGCTGGAGGGGTTCGACTTCGGCGTCGGCATGCTGGTGCCGATCCTGGGCAAGGACGACCGGGAGCGCCGGGTCGTGATCAACACCATCGGCCCGGTATGGGATGGCAACGAGGTCTGGCTGCTGGTCGCCGGCGGCGCGACCTTCGCGGCCTTTCCGGAGTGGTACGCCACCTTGTTCAGCGGCTTCTACCTTCCATTGCTGCTGATCCTGCTCGCGCTGATCGTCCGCAACGTTGCCTTCGACTACCGCGGCAAGCGCAACGAGCTGGCCTGGCGACGGCGCTGGGACCGCTGCATCATCGTCGGCTCCTTCGTGCCGGCGCTGCTCTGGGGCGTGGCCTTCGGCAACATCGTGCGAGGGGTGCCGTTGGATGCCGATCATGAGTACGTCGGCGGCTTCTTCAACCTGCTCAACCCGTTCGCGCTGCTCTTCGGCCTGGTCACGTGCTCGATCTTCTTGACCCACGGGGCGATCTTCCTGGCCCTGAAGTCGGACGGGGTCATCCGGGAACGGGCGAACGCGCTGGCGGCGAAGGTCGGGCTGGTGGCGGCCGGGCTGGCGGTGGTGCTGTTGATCTGGCTGAACCTGGCTCACGGCGACGTGTTCTCGGTGATCGCCAGCGCGGTGGCCGCCGTCGGTCTGGTCGGCGGGCTGCTGGCCAACCGGGCTGGGCGCGAGGGCTGGGCCTTTGTCGGCACCGCGGCGGCGATCGCGTTCTTCGTGGCCGCGGTGTTCCTTGCGCTGTTCCCCAACGTGATGCCCAGTCATCCCAACCCGGAGAACAGCCTGACGATCGCCAACGCATCCTCCACGCCGTACACCTTGACGATCATGACCTGGGCCGCGGTGATCCTGACGCCGGTCGTGATCGCGTACCAGGCCTGGACCTATTGGGTCTTCCGCAAGCGGATCTCGGTGCAGCACATCGCCGACGACGTGGTGCTGCCGGAACCCGCGAAGAGCTGA
- a CDS encoding LLM class flavin-dependent oxidoreductase: MSTALDQTLPLAVLDFVGIEYGESATDSITGAVGLARAVEAAGYRRYWVSEHHNMSSLACSAPEILIAHLLTLTESIRVGAAGIMLPNHTAFKVAETFRTLLAIAPGRVDLGLGRAPGTDPLTAHVLRRGTTTDPGADFPKQVAELLAFLGDGFPDSHPYQRLVAAPVVAERPDLFLLGSSNYGPQFAAINGMRAVFAHHMSPEIAIEVLRDYREQFRPGVEDEPWSAISVLAFASDNSDEVTRFEAGWALTMLNLRRGIRTPLRPEEVDAFATSPEFRNSPRDLDRMAIGPAEQVVARLRELQRASEADEVVIVTPGLDRAARIASFEAIAAAWPR; encoded by the coding sequence GTGAGCACTGCCCTTGACCAGACCTTGCCCCTCGCTGTCCTCGACTTCGTCGGCATCGAGTACGGCGAGTCCGCCACTGACTCCATCACCGGCGCGGTGGGTCTCGCCCGCGCCGTCGAAGCCGCTGGGTATCGACGCTATTGGGTGTCCGAACACCACAACATGAGTTCCCTGGCCTGCAGTGCACCGGAGATCCTGATCGCTCATTTGCTGACGCTCACCGAGTCGATCCGGGTCGGCGCGGCCGGGATCATGCTGCCGAACCACACCGCGTTCAAGGTCGCCGAGACCTTCCGTACGCTGCTGGCGATCGCACCGGGCCGGGTCGATCTCGGGCTCGGTCGGGCTCCGGGCACCGATCCGCTGACCGCCCATGTGCTGCGGCGTGGCACGACCACCGATCCCGGCGCGGACTTTCCCAAGCAGGTCGCCGAACTCCTCGCCTTCCTCGGCGATGGCTTCCCGGACAGCCATCCCTACCAACGGCTGGTGGCCGCCCCGGTCGTTGCGGAGCGACCCGACCTGTTCCTGCTCGGCTCCAGCAACTACGGACCGCAGTTCGCGGCGATCAACGGCATGCGAGCAGTCTTCGCGCACCACATGAGCCCGGAGATTGCCATCGAGGTGCTGCGTGACTATCGGGAGCAGTTCCGTCCCGGCGTCGAGGACGAGCCGTGGTCGGCGATCTCGGTGCTCGCGTTCGCCAGCGACAACTCGGACGAGGTCACTCGGTTCGAGGCGGGCTGGGCCTTGACGATGCTGAATCTGCGCCGCGGGATCCGTACGCCGCTGCGACCCGAAGAGGTGGACGCCTTCGCCACCTCGCCCGAGTTTCGGAACTCGCCGCGCGATCTGGATCGGATGGCGATCGGGCCGGCCGAACAGGTTGTCGCCCGGCTTCGAGAGCTGCAGCGAGCCAGCGAAGCCGACGAGGTCGTGATTGTCACGCCAGGTCTGGACCGCGCGGCTCGGATCGCCAGCTTCGAAGCGATCGCCGCCGCCTGGCCTCGCTAG
- a CDS encoding BlaI/MecI/CopY family transcriptional regulator, producing MNALGDLERRVMEELWGARRPLTVREVHTAIATERVIAYTTVMTVLDRLAKKGLADREQDGRAFRYAAAHTREQLVAEVMHTALADGGTDRSAALVAFVDRVSDDEAAALRAALARLESR from the coding sequence GTGAATGCTCTCGGAGACCTCGAACGTCGAGTGATGGAGGAGCTGTGGGGCGCCCGCCGGCCGTTGACGGTCCGCGAGGTGCACACGGCGATCGCCACCGAGCGCGTGATCGCCTACACCACGGTGATGACGGTGCTCGACCGGCTGGCGAAGAAGGGCCTGGCTGACCGCGAGCAGGATGGTCGCGCCTTTCGGTACGCGGCCGCGCACACCCGGGAGCAATTGGTGGCGGAGGTCATGCATACCGCCCTGGCTGATGGCGGGACGGACCGTTCGGCTGCTCTGGTCGCCTTCGTCGACCGGGTCAGCGACGACGAGGCGGCTGCGCTGCGGGCGGCGTTGGCGAGGCTGGAGTCGCGATGA